From Rhododendron vialii isolate Sample 1 chromosome 7a, ASM3025357v1:
ggtggcgacgccggtataatgtgtcagacttcatagatgaacatggtgagctatatacattggaggccttcgaagccgaggagcttgctaggatggaagagcaggcggagcagtagttaggaaccctagttccctcccttgttggaaaagtactcttgtaagactttgtaatgtaataatgagccagactcactttgtttttgtaataaaatatcttattaacgtacccagaatttgggggcattacaattttggataaaaaatagtATAGGTTCAAAATTAGATGCTGGGACTAccaccattgaaaagtagactttATGGGcatcaatttcgatataaaatttacTCGAATTGGAGTCCGGCCGACAAAGATATGCCATTCCGAAGTTCAGACAGTCAATCTGTCTTATTCAGCGATTTTCCTCTAAAATTCAAACCTTAAACTCTTCAAAACTCTTATTATCAATCTCCACTTCACCAACCAATAACCGAAGGCAAGAAAAACAGTCAGCACTAATGATTcaacctgatttttttttgaaacattaTCCTAGCTATAGGTTTTCAAGAATCCCACAAGGGTCTATCTAGAACTCTATTGAAACCTCTATGAACAAAAGATTTATAACCCTAAGGTCTAAAACCCAGAAATTAACCTACTAATTCAAGGAGTTTAAACTTGTAAAATATGAAATCTAAGgatgaaggattttttttggggtaaattgccttgaaattaaaaaagattaacTGAATGTatagcctacaaggggcatacactaggaggaagaaaaaagaaaaagaagaagattaaaaaaagtgcaataacccatgcacaacccgcatggagagtaGGATAGAGTAAGGTATGCAACAAACGTGCATTGTGTTTTGATATCATACCCCATTGCACTAACCATCTGTAAGGAAAGATAGCACAATGGGGTATGACATGAAATGAAGCGAATagaaaatgacaagaaaacTAACTATATCCTAGCACATCTCGCCAAACTAGGAAAAAAGATAAATAGCCATTGTCGAATAAGGAGCcgatcactacaacaaaaaacaccaatGGTGACATCCTTTGGTgtcctttggtgacaaaaaattggtGTTGACACCGAATATACTCAACGGTGACTAACAATTTTACTGCTTGTCACCGAAAACCTTTAGGTGACCTAGCTAAATAATGAGgagatttggtgacaaaaaatttgtcACTAAAGACAAATTTCGGTGACAAGTATAGATTGTCACCGAAAGATCTGAAATTTTCGCTCTTTCCGGGCTCCAATTCATTTAGGCGCGCgcatataaaaagtaaaataatttttttttaattcaatacgATTTTGCTTGTACCAAAAACAAGCCCTAGCCCTAATTTTACACTTCTCACACTGCCTCTCTCCACTCCTGCAGCCATGCTCCATTCACGCTGAAGACTTCCATCAGTTGCGACGGTGACCCCGACCACAAACCGGCGGCTGTCGCTCCGATCAGCCCAGGTCTTTTTCTGTCCCTCTAAGTATCTCccctctcattctctcttttgATCACAAAAtttgtctctgtctctctcgatctctctgtTGACTTCGTCCagctaaactttttttttttttgattctaTCTTCACTGAAAAGATAGGACACTTCATCTCAGCCCCCTTCCTCGCCGGCCAGAACTCGccagcaccaccaccacactcTGTGATTTCTGGTATTCAccaggtttgatttgatttttttccttaattcttTCCCAAATACAAAGGTAGGGTTTTAATCGAAGACCATTAGAATTTTATAATCAGTTAGGATTTACACAAATTTTGCACTTGTAGGATTTGGATTTACATTTGTCGAGGTATCGGTTTTCATTTGGATAACATATTGGGGCTTTTAGGTTGACTGACTCATTCGGATAACGAGCTCAAGAAATTGGAGATGAAAAATATTGTTTCCGTGCGTCATGGGGACACTCCCCCTGCCCCCAAGCTATTTCCATCCCAAATCTTCTTCTCCACAGGTAATGGGAAATGTTTTGATTTCCATAATTTTTTGTCTGCACATGCGATCTTTACTTGTTGAGCTCAAATTTCGTGATGCACATGTCCCTACTTTTTTATAGGTATATTCAATCTTCACGTTGTGATATTCTTTCACAGTTCATGGTTTGTGAGATTATTTGTGTTTGCTTATTTTCTGGGCAAGTGCAATTATATCCTTTCTCATTATTGTTCGCAAAGCTAACTCTTTAGAGAGTACAATTCTTTCATCCTACCACTTGTTTGATTTAATTCCTGAGAGGAAATAGATGTCATGACATGCTGATAAATGAGTCTTAAGTTGCATAAGAATATGGCCCTATTGATTTAGAACATAGAATCagtaggttttttttgttgccaaaacaAGAAATGAACTAGAAATAAGAGGTAGAAACAACTTTTGCCAATACTAATGACCAGGACTCCACTTTCTTTTACAGGACAACAAACAATGCTGCCAATGCTGCCTAGGTATGCACCTGTAAGTACTTGATTTTGTCTTGGACTAGCTATGTTCGCCTTTGGTGATTTTGATAATTTGAGCAGTAGAGAACTTTTTTTGCCTATGAATACATGGAAGTCAAATTGATGTCTTAAATTTGTGGATCCACCGAGAATTTGAAAGGAACCAAATTTGTAGGACGACTAATGAGATTTTCAATTGAAGTgcatttggattaaaaacaatctgcCACTAGAATCCCATTAATTTGTGCTATATCTCATCTTAATATAAGGGTATTCAAACTTTCCAGATGAAGAGAGATGATTGATCCCAATCTATCCACCCTTTGGAGTCTTGTAAAGGAGGGCACTTATTGCATTGCCATTTAGCTTCCCACTTCAAAATGACTACCATTTTTGCATGTTTTCAGACCTCCTCCTTGAACAAATATATAAGTATCGCCTGTAAGGGTGAATTGTGTTCTACGGTTTTGTTCAGTTAGGGGCAATTAACCATAGGACCTACagtcttgtttgtttggttaGTTCTATTGTTGCCATATTTATATGCATTGTGTTTGCTAAATGCTTATATCTTATTCCGCACCATTATCTCTTGTGCATAGTCGACTAGTTGGTACCTTACACACTCATGTTTAGATGTGTATTGTCGCATGATGTGCAGAACAATAAGGAAGATTATTATTCCCCCAAGACATaaacataaacaaacaaataaaaggacTAGGGCATGTTTGGCCACTTCCTTTTTCATTATGAGTTTTGCATATTTGTACCTCACTTGGTATTAGAACATTCGTCTCTGTCCTATTAATTTGTCCTTTACTAATCTTGAGGATCATGTAGAATCTTAAGTGATAATCCTAAATTCCCACACTATTCCCATATTTGTAAGGATTAAGTATGactattttcatttcattttgattaggtgggaaaaaaaatgactttatcTCTTTGATCAGTTGATGAGCTTCAAAATTTAGTCCTTACTCCTTAGTATTTCATTGGGTATTAGCTTTTTCTGGATGTTGTGATAGCTAACAATTATCCATCACTTTCaattttccttcaaaatatAGTCCTTAGTATAGCATGATCtgttaacttattttttggttgatgTCAGGTAATTTTTTCCGAGTACAATACTACTAAAGGAGGAAATTGGTTGATGTCATGTATTAAAATATAGTCCTTAATATCTGCTACTTTGGTGTTATTCTGTTTCTGGTTTTCTGCTGCTGGTGGTTGCTTCAGTTGGTGTTATTTTGCTGTTGTTGTTTCCTGTAGCTTTCCACATGTTTAGAAAAAACTAGCTGAACAAAACTACCTCTGCTCATAAAATAAGGCACAACCAAGCATACCTGTAATGGGCTTACAAAGCATACTTTAAGACATACAAAGGGCTGCCCCAGTCCAGACACACCCTGTGATTATTTGCAAAGTTGGGATTCccctaaaaaaacacatacTAGCGCCCCCCATCTATGATGGACCACACCACATTTCAGCCTAGCAATTTGCCATACCTGAGCTGCAGATGGGCAAGTAAAAAACAAATGGCCATGGGTTTCCATACCCTTTGGCATGAAACACAGCTTCTGTATGATCCCCGAGTGGCCAATCTGTCTTTAGTTGATGGTCTACCTAGGATGGCCAACCAATGAATAAATATCTATCTAGGAACTTGTTTCTTGACTTTGTGTCCATATTTCGAAATGGTTTTGGATCTAAGTATGCCTCGACCTGATATGTTGTTTCTAGTTCCAAGTGTGCCTCCATGTGATATGCTGTTTTGCAGCTGCTGTTGTGTCCATCTTTTCCACATAAGGGAACCTTTCAGACCTAAGGTGCATCTTCTACAGATTGATTTTTCTATTTCGCTTGATTTTTCCATatcttgtttttcatttatgaCATTGGATGTCTGGATATTGACATTGTTTGCTGATGATGAATTGTTGTTGCTGCTGTGTCTATATTTTATACCATTAGGGGTACCAGCTGTGATGTTTGTTGGGGTGTGTGTCATTTTGGAATGGTTTTACTGTGTACTATCAAGTATACTACGAATATTGTTGATGTCGCGTCCATATTTCAGAATGGTTTTGGTTCTAAGTGTGCCTCCACCTATTATGTTGTTTCTGGTTCCAAGTGTGCCCCCATCTGATATGTGTAGGAGACTTGGAGTTACTTTTTCAGTCTACTTTGCTCCATTTTGTGCATGGTTTACTCCTTAAAAAGTGTGTTCATTATGTTCATTTTTTGGTCTTTGCTCCATGTTACTTTCAGTCCCATTTGGTGGTGTCGTTCTTCAGCTGGTAGCAACTCGGGGCTGTTTAACCACTAGATTGATGTAAAACTTTAGTTTTTTCTAGTCTAGTTGTAAACCATGTTGGTGATTTGTCCCATTTGCTGTCTTTTGCATATTACCAGAGATATGTCTACTACTCAAGCAGTTATGTTTGCTGTCTTTTGCATATTACCAGAGCTTGTTCCTGTACTATGGAAATTTATGAAGCAATGCCACGAGAATCAGAAGTGGTCAGCCTTGTCTGGGCATTTAACATATCTGCCGGCAGATGCACCTGGCTGGCTATTACCTTTGACAGTTTTCTGCCCTGTATATAAGTAAGAACTTTGCTTCAACGAATATTCTTTATCTTGATTTTCATGTAGTCGTCTAAATTGATTTGGTATGTGTATGAACATCCTTTTTTTATGGACCAGGCATATGCTTATGATAGTTGTTAATGGGGAGTTCGACGAGCAAGAGAAGCCACTGTCTTTAAAAGATGTCAAATGCTTGATTGTTATCTTAAGACAGGTAATATTTGTAGTTGTAGAATCTTTAGGTCAATGTATTTTAGAGAAAATGGCTCTCTGCAGTATTTGATAGTTCTTTCCCCGAAGATTTAGGTCACTATATATCATGGCAAGGTGAAAAAGAAAGCATTGTACTATTGTTATTTCTCATCTGAGGAGTTTTTGACCTATACTGTTGATCATTTGTTGGTAGTATATCACCAGTGAAGTTTACATTATGCTCAGTGGCATTTTTATTTCCTGACGGGCTATAAAGATGGATGTCCAGTTGCCATTTAACATTTTGGTAGCTCATTTCTGTAGGCCTTATGGCAGCTCCTGTGGGTGAATCCTGTTGCTTCCCCAAATGTATCCAAGTCTACTGCTAATGTCTTTTCTCTTAAGAGGCACCCCCTTGAATTTTTTCAGCATAGAGTTAGTATTGTAGCTTCCGATCTTCTATCACAGGTATATGATCTCATCCTGGTAATTGTTGGTTTGCTTTTCATAGATGGAGTATTgcttgcttagcaaaaaaaatggattttttttttaaatctatgAAGCCGCTAGACAGTATAACAGTTATTGGTTCACTAACTCCCTTGCCCATTATGTAGAACAACTAATGAACCTTGACCCTAGGCTTCCTACAAGTGGTTTGTGGTGGGTTATTATGTGAATCAACAGAAGAGCTAAGATATTAATGTTTGAAAATGAATAGCTGTCAGGTTTGTTTTTGAAGGaaagattttcttttgatattaaAAGTTAGCAGCTTGCtgggttttcaaaacattgtcAAGGGTTTAACAAGttaacgattttttttttcggttattgaaaaaataaataagtaggAATTAGATTGAGTGGGTGATAATTGGATAAAGTTTTTGGGGCCAATCTATACCATTTGAGGGCAGTCTATAGTAATCCAAGGTTGGGTTTGTGCTTGTCTGTAGTATGTACTATGAATCTTTTTTGGTTATAATATGTGCATAACAGCAAGTTGCATCTTATCACGATCCTTGTAACAACAGTTTGGCCTCAATCCAGAACAGTTTTAATTGAGGCTATCTGGGTACCTAGGAAATAGACTGGTTAAAGTTATGGGTGGTGGAAAGGGATCTTCTTATGGTATTTGGTTCACACCTTATTTGTACTATTGCAAAGTGCAAACTGATAATATGCATATGATTAGCTCTTATTGTGAAGGAAATGCTGttgtttttctctctaaagtatTCGTTTAGCACTTGCTATAGTTAGGTAGGTATACTTAACCTTCCTTGCTATCTCCTTTTGCCTACTTTATGTTTTACTGAATATGCTTGACCTGATAATCTAGGAGACAATGAACCACCTGCTCTACCCCAATCCTGGATCACTGATGGTGCATGAACATCATCTCCAGTATTTTCATTTCTTGGAACTGTTCTTGCAAAGGTACAGAGTGGAATTTCCCCTTCTATCTACTATTTACCTAGAATGCTACATCACAAAAATTATAGAACAATTGCAATGTCACCTTCATGAACTGACTTTTGTCTTAAATTATGGTTTTCATGATTAAGCTTCCTTTTCTTCATTTACCTTTTGGCCAGTACCTATTGTGATAATGCAGTACAAGTAGAACATTCTTCAATAGCTGTCACGTTACTAGTTTCTTGCATTTTCCATGAACTGGGACAGATGTCACATGAAATGAAGAAATGAGAAGGTATATTCTCcatgtgcttaatttttgtaaaaGAGAATGACCCGGCCTAAGCTGGCTGGATGCTACCATTGAATTTTCTGATAGTTTTGAAAGTGTGATAAAGCTTGAATTAATGTTGTTCATGTGTCAGATACGCGTCTAAAGTGTGTCCGGAGCTTGTCCATGTCTTATACGTTTCCGACACCGACACTTCGATTCTAGCAAAGTTTTGCTGCTACGTAGGTTGCATATCATCGATATTATGTAGAATGACATCAAAATCTAGGTTGGGTAGCTCGCTTAGTCACTCATGAGTCATGCCATAATTTGTTATATAACAACTTGGAGCAAAATCACATTCTTTTTTAGAACCTTTCGTAGGCTTGACATGTTACATAAttgcttctttattttttttttgcaatttgtaCAGGTAAGGAGATGGAGTTGCTTTTTGGCAATTTAccaagatggagttgaagactttttggtagttaaatggaacacttgttttgagttctttttgtCATTGGACACACTATGGCTATGGATGTTTTGTAGTTTCGGTAATGCTGTTAAGTTTGAAGTGGTTATTGTTGTAGGATGAATGTTTTGAAGGGGTGTAAAGTTGGATGATGAATGTTGACTTattggatatttgatttgaatgatatTTTGCTTCTTCGTAATTTAAGTTTTTCTAAGTTGAATCATAAGATACAAAAAAATCTCAAACTTTGTAAGCAGGTGAAaacaatattcttatttttggtgacaaaagagATTGTCACGGCTGTGTGTACTACCACTACGATAGGTTATTGGTGACACACAATTGGTTATCATGGTAGGTATTTTTGGTGACAACCTTTGTCACAGAAAAATCTCTCTTTTGTGACAACATGGTGCTATCGTTACTTTCTGTGACATAATCACCTTTGTTTTAGAAAATCTCTCTTTCGTGACACCATATTGTTGTCACTGTTACTTTCGGTGACAATTGTGCACGGAAAATCTGTCTTCTGTGACATCAAATTTTTGTCACTGTTGTCAACATTCCGTGACAGCTACACAATTTTGTCACCCTTGACTTTCAGTGTCATGGATACAATGACACCTCTTCttgtgtcaccaaagataataggTGACAAAATTTGGACTTTTGGTGACATTTTTACATGTCACCgaatgtgttttttgttgtagtggatGCTGAACCATCACTGAATAATTGCAGCTACATAGCACCTTGGCATCAAAGGGAGGTTGAACTGCTACTACAGAGGAACTAGGCACCGAGAAGAGGCTCGATCCAGAGATGATGGCATCCGATAGGAGGCCCAACCCTGCACACCACACCCATTCCATCTAGTCTAATACACTCTCATCCAAAGTCTCAATgctcacccaaaaaaaaacccgccCTCAGCCAAAACCCATAGCCACTAGTCTCCATAGATGGGATAAGCAGACCAAGATTCTAATACTCCATCCTAACACAGTAGCATCAAGCATAGTACCCACTTCTAAGGAACAGTTACTACAGAGGAACAGGCTTCGAGAAGAGGTTCGAACCAGAGATGACGACATCCGACAAGGCTACCTCCCCAAGTACCTTGTACACCATGCTCATTCTAACTGGTCTAATACTCCCTCAACCTAGTACACAAGGCTCACTATAACCTAAAAGAGGGACAGTACAAGGGCTTCGAATCTGTCCGCCATTAACAGTGCATTACCACCAAATCATCTGGCAACCCATCAACAATGCATTACCACTGAATCATCTGGTCACAAACTGAGGCACACAAAATTGCAGAAGGAACCATAAACAATCCCTTTCAATCAGTGCATCACCACTAATCTAATAAGGATAGGCATGGTCACAGCCATACTACACTAGAACATACGGTCCAAAGAAGCAAAGAAACTTGGATTGTGAACAAGCCCAACATAAATGCTAAAACCTTAGCTCTAGAATTAGGCAACCAATAGTACCGGCGACACCTGGAACATCTAGCTAATACAAGTATTAATGAAATAGATCCAAACCGATTAATCCAATCTCAGTCCAAACAATGATTGCCCATTCGAGTTTCTCACGTTGGATTTATATGTCAAAGGCATTTCAAAATTCAGCTTTGAAATGCCAAGTCAGCAAACTAGATTGAATATTCTAATAATTGAAATGCAATTACCTTCATGATTAAGGAGCAGCGTGGGGTATcccacttcttctttttggacAATTTTGGATACTGAATCTGACCCACAAATATATCATCTCGAAGCTTAACCACTGCATCTCCCTCACACATAGAACCAAACACCTACTCAAGCAATTATGAAAAAGTGAGCATTGGACCACAAGGGTAACACAGTACTCGAGCCATGGAGTTATCACTTTGTGTTAAAGCATTcaactccaaatcaattggcaaagagtgaagatgctgcccaagctcatatactagttttggaggagataattaaccgatgtgggataaaTCCAAACACTCCCCCGCACCTGCGACCTCGATTCGCACGTGGAGATGTCAACAcaggatccggaacacacggatcacaataaaacaaagtgcaactatggcacaaacaaagggaaaaagccTCCGtaagcctagctctgataccatgttaaagcatccaactccaaaccaattggcaaagagtgaaGAGGCCGGCcatgctcatatactagttttggaggagataattaatcgATGTGAGACAAATCCCAACAGTTTGCGATGCAACAGCTGAATGCCCAACTGAAGTACGAGCCCAGAACGACCGTTGACACCAACAGATCTGAGGATAAACTCCTTAGCGTGGCCGGCGCATCACCTACGCAGAACTCTACCCACACAAGCAGTTCTCCCCGTGCATCGTGGTGAGAACTCTGATGGCGAGTATTGACCCACAATGGTAACGTAACAACCGAGATCTGGATTTACTGCTTCGTTGCTTAACAGCTATCTAGAGCCATCCACCGATTTGAGTATCCCATGAACGCCCTCAAACCCAATCAGGAGTTCTAAGGATGAAGGATTGCAACACTTACCAGGTAAGGCTTCAATTTTACTCCAAGTAAGCTTCCcccaattcttcttcttcctcctctagATTTCTCCAGTGTTCTTTGTctatctctccctctttctctctttgctgatttgtgtgtgtgtgtcgttCTCTTGTTGAAACGGTGGAAACGATAAGAATGACAGGGAAGAACGATTTCCcctcttttgttttgttaggcACAAGGAAGATTATTCAGTGTGTGCATGTCCCCATGTTGTCATGTAACTCCCTTTTATAAAACAAGCCTTTTTAAGGTTATTCAAGCACAATTAATGTAGTTTAACTAAAATACAAAGTTTAAACCAtaactagggttagggtaattaCAGAATGAAACAGAGTAAAGGAAGGAACATATCGCTATGGACAAATCAATCTTACTTTATCTGAGATGATCTTGTTTGAGTGATCGACAATGGTCTACCGAATCTATTTATTCTTTACTTATCGGGATGGAGCTCtgagatttatttttaaattatggcCTAGATGCGATATATTGTGGGAACTTCTCTGGAATTCAAAACTATTCtttattttcaaattgataAGTAGGCTTGGCAATTGGACCTGCTCCTCCCTGCCCCATTCATGGCAGGGTTTTCACCTCATTTTCGGGTATAGGGTTGGGGTCAGggtaaaaaatcaaaaacccgGCCGGGTTTGGGTAGGATTCGGGGTGAAAGTAATTactatactaatttttttatatttttaccctcatatttttatcattttactaaaaaaaaccTTCTATTCTTACCTTTATATTTCACCATTATACTAAAATATcaatttatttataattattttgttttgtttttaggttattaaattttttaatttcttatggAGTGGGGCGCATcaatttatttataattattttgttttattttgtttttaggttattaaaatttttaatttcttacagAGTGGGGCAGGTAAACACGTTCCCCGATCGGAGCAAGAATGGGAGTACCCAAAAAATACCCGGGCAGGGTTGGGTCCGTGTAATAATTTTTGGGGCGGGGTCAGGGTACGCATAAACCCGCCCTGCCCCGCTGCCATTCCTATTGATAAGCAGCCGAAGTATACTATACGGATTCTGGAAGTTATCAGAATATCGTTGAAGCGATATTACGTGAAGTTCTATATGAAGAAAGCTATTAAACTACTGCATATTGAAAGGAAGTCTAAGAAGTAAAAGCAATCAATTACATTTGAAAGCTATTCAAGTTACAACCAACAAGATTAATGTGATACAAGACAAATTGGATATAGTTCAGAGTAAATAGAAGGATTGTATCACAGTAAACGGAAAAACTAAACATGGGCTCTGACAGAAATGGCGAAGTGGCAATTTTTGACAAGACCTAGTCGATACGCGGTGAAAGTTTTCCCTTTTGCCCAAAACGAGATAGTTCCTGACGCGGCGACACCTTAAGAAACACGTGATCCCCCACTTGAAATGATAACGGTCGGCGACGATGGTCGGCATAACTCTTTTGTATACTTTGCGCGGTTATCAACCGTTGGCGAATCAATTTAACTTGCTCGGTGGTTCTCCTTTGTGCTTCAAGAAGACGTCGACGTATCGCTTTCATGCTCTCAGAAGTTTCTTGGATCAATTCCGGCCCGACCAACGTAGCCTCGCCCAACTCGGTCCAACAAACgggtgatcgacacggtctcccatacaaagcttca
This genomic window contains:
- the LOC131333991 gene encoding E3 ubiquitin-protein ligase UPL6-like, translating into MKNIVSVRHGDTPPAPKLFPSQIFFSTGQQTMLPMLPRYAPLVPVLWKFMKQCHENQKWSALSGHLTYLPADAPGWLLPLTVFCPVYKHMLMIVVNGEFDEQEKPLSLKDVKCLIVILRQALWQLLWVNPVASPNVSKSTANVFSLKRHPLEFFQHRVSIVASDLLSQETMNHLLYPNPGSLMVHEHHLQYFHFLELFLQR